The genomic stretch GAGTGCATTGAGGTAAGCGGGCAACGTCGAAACCAGGGTTTTCCCCTCACCCGTTTTCATCTCGGCAATTTGGCCACTGTTTAGCACAATGCCGCCCTGCATTTGCACATCAAAATGGCGCAGGCCAAGGACGCGCTTACTCGCTTCCCGCACCACGGCAAAGGCCTCGGGCAAAATATCATCGAGAATCCGCTGCTCGTCGTCGTAGTTCTTTGCCTGCGCAACTTTCGCCTGGAACTCTGCGGTCTTCGCCACCAATTGTTCGTCAGACAGGGGTTCAATATCCTCTTCAAAGAGCTCAATCTCCGACACGATCGGCTTGAATTTCTTCAGTTTACGTGCGTTGGGATCACCCAAAAGAGCTTTCAACATGGTGGTCAGAGTTCCAAAAGAAAAAACGGGTTAAACAGTCGTCAAATCACCCCAAGCTGGGGGCGGCGGTGGCGCATCATAAATCAGCCAAAGCCTTTCTATCCTAACACTCTAGCTAGATCTAGAACGCGGATCGGAGTGTGGAAGACCGAAGGTTTACTCGGCGTTCCACGCCCGGAAGTTAAACACATCGGCTTTGGGGTGACAACTAGCACAGGTTTCCATCGTCACTTTCCGGGGCAATTTGACTTGCGGATGCAGGGCTTTGAAGTGGCGGGCACGGGTGACGCGATAGGGCACGGTTTCATCTGTCCGCAGTGGCCGCGAGTAGTAACGCAGATAGCGCCCGATTTGTTGACGATCGAAGCGACGGATATCCGGTAGTTTGGCCCCGTAATGCTCTTGATCCTGAATCAGATTCAGCCAGGTTTGGCGCGGCAATACCGCCGGTGGCAGCGCAATATGGCAGGATGCGCAGTTCTTGAGATAGAGCGTTTGGCCGCGCTGATAGCGACTTAGCACTGGATCAACTGTCCCGACTGTCGTCGGTTCAACCACCACCGGTGGACTCACTTGGGCCGTGACTGGCGCAATTCCCTGGGCGAAGCCCCAACCACAACAAAGACAGAGTACGACCATAAGAATCGTGCGAAATGATCGATGACGGCGGCGACGCGGGAATAATTTTGTCATGATTTGCTCGGTTCAAGAATTGACTGGCAAGGGTTGTAACCAGTAGATTGGCGATACGGAATCAGCCTCAATCGCCGGTGCGGGACTGGAAAATCCGGAAAGTGATCTAGACAATTAGTTTAATTCCTTAGGGCTCGAATGCGCTGGATTGGCTCCGATTGCCATTCAATTGCGGCATGAGAGCGGTGGATTGAGGCTCTGATCGATGCGGGTTGACCGTTCCTTCGACCCCGCCTTGACCACAACTGTTCCCCCCATTGGACCGAGGTCCGGGAGTTCGTTTTGAGCCAGGATTGCCGCAATGTTCGATTACGCGATCGCCGAGAAGATGTTGATTTTGATCAACTTCAGGCCCTGTGTGAACAAGCCGCTTTCTGGGCTCGGGACCGTCGCCGCGCCGATTTAGAAATCGCGATCGCCAATAGCAATCCGGTCATTACGGCCTGGGATGATGACTTGATGATGGGCTTTGCCCGTGCCACCTCCGATGGCGTCTACCGGGCGACGATCTGGGATGTGGTGGTTCATCCGGATTATCAAGGCGGGGGGATTGGCCGCAAACTGGTGGAAACAATTCTCAGTCACCCCCAGATTGCGCGGGTCGAGCGAGTTTACCTAATGACGACCAATCAGCAGCGCTTCTACGAAAAGATCGGGTTTGAACCGAATGGCACTACCACCATGGTGTTGCATTATAAATCCCTGGATATGCCTAGTGGCGGGATGATGCCAGAAGTTGAATGTGACATTGGCCATCTCTAGCCGGCGGCAAATAATCATCGCTAAGTTCGCTAATTGTGAGGAAATCATCGCTAAATCCGCCCTCACCCTGAGTGATTTACCGCCTCGCAATGGGCATCCTGAACGTAAATGGTCCAGTTTTGCCAACGGCAAGACGAGAGGGACGCCACATTCATTCAGGAATTAATGCGATGTTGCAGGTAGTGGTCGGGCATAGTACGGATATTGACTCGGATGCGGCAATTGCCGAAGTGCTGGAACAGTGTCAGGCACAATTGCCAGGACATTCGCCCCAAGCGGGACTGCTATTTGCGGCGATCGACTTTGAACATGATTTAATTCTCGATGCGATTCAGCAGGCTTTTCCAGGCATTGCCCTGATTGGCTGTACGACCGATGGCGAAGTCTCATCGGTGGATGGCTTCCAGGAAGATTCGCTGAGCTTGATGCTGTTTTGCGCCGACGGCATCACCATTCGTGCTGGATGCGGCCGCGGTCTCTCAACTGATCCGGCGGCGGCGGCCCAGCAAGCGGTGAGCCGTTTGGATAACGCGCAATTGGGCCCAGCCAAACTGTGTATTACCTTGCCCGATGGCATTGAAACAGGTACGGAGCCGGCTTTGCGTCAACTCCAGCAGCTGTTACCCGCCGGTCTGCCGATCGTTGGGGGACGGGCTGCTGATCAATTTCGATTTGAGCAAACATACCAATTTTTCCAAGGCGAAGTTCTGCAAAATAGTTTGCCAGTTTTATTGTTCTACGGTGATTTGCAGGTAGCCCACGGGGTCGCCAGTGGTTGGCAGCCCCTCAGTGCGAAGGCGCTGGTGACAAAATCCGATGGGTCGATCGTTCACGAAATCGATGGTCAACCCGCCACCGATTTCTTCCGACGCTATCTCAACGATCGGCCGATTACCGGGGAATATCCCCTAGCGGTGTTTGAAGATGCCGCGAGCGATCGGTTTTACCTGCGGGCGGCGAATCAATTAGCCGATGTCCCGGGTAGCATTTTATTTATGGGTGAAGTGCCCGAACAAAGCACCGTTCAACTGACCCACGCGACCAGTGATCAAATTATTAGTGCGGCCCAGACCTCGATCGAACAAGCCGTCAACGATTACCCAGGCTGTCAACCCAGTGCCGTATTGCTGTTTTCCTGTGCGGCCCGCCGCTGGCTCCTCGGCAATCGTGCCGCCGCCGAATATGAGCTTTTGCATCAATCCCTCGGCCGTGAAATTCCGACGATCGGATTTTATGCCAACGGGGAGATTGGGCCGTTGCGCCGCGATCACGATACGTTTTGCCATCAAGAAACCCTCGTTACCGTGCTGTTAGGAGTGGAGTAGCGCGGTGATGACGCAGCCCCCCGATGATGCAGACCGGGTGCAAGCCCTGGAAAAGGAAAACCGGCGGTTGCAAAAGCAACTGACTCGGGCAAATCGTAATCTCGATCGGTTCCACCGCAGTCGTGAGCATGCCGAAGCCCTATTGGGCAATATCATCGCCGAACTGAAAACCTCTCAAACCACCCTCGAACTGCGCAGTCAAGAACTGGAGCAGGCACTCAGTGAATTGCAAACGATGCAGTCGCGGCTGATCATGAGTGAAAAGATGTCGGCCTTAGGCGAGCTGGTGGCTGGGGTCGCCCATGAAATCAATAATCCCGTCAGCTTTATCTACGGCAATGTGAATCATGCACGGGGCTATATGGCGGATTTACTGACCATACTCAAAACCTACCGAACGGCATACCCCCAGCCGGTGGCCGCAATTCAAGATTGTCTTGAGGACATCGATCTAGAATTTGTGAGTGACGACTTCCCCAAGGTGATGGACTCGATGCAAACGGGGGCTGAGCGGATTAAAGAAATCGTCTTGTCCTTGAAAACCTTTTCGCATATGGATCAAACCGAGTGCAAAGTGATCGATCTCCATACGGGACTCGATAGCACTTTGGTGATTTTAGCGAGTCGGCTGAAGGGCAATCCGCCCCGACCGACGATTATGGTCAATCAGCAATATGGCAGCTTGCCACCGATCCATTGCTATGCGGGCCAGATCAACCAAGTATTTATGAATATTCTGTCCAATGCGATCGATGCATTAGAAGCCAGCGCCACGCCCGCACCAATGATTACGATCGTCACCGCTTATGAGGATGAGCAGGCGGTGATCACCATTCGGGATAATGGCCCGGGGATGCCCGCTGCGGTGCAGGAGAAAGTATTCAATCCCTTTTTCACAACGAAAGAAGTCGGGCAAGGGACCGGCATGGGGATGTCTATTAGCTACCAAATCATCGTGGACAAACACCAGGGCCAACTTACCTGCGAATCTGGCCCCGATCAAGGTACCGAATTCACGATCCGACTACCGTACCAGGCCAGTTCCACGAACGTGCGGCCCCGCGAGGCTTAAAATAGGCTGAGATCAAAGTTCTGAATAATTTTTTCCAATAAACAGGCCCCCGCAACGGAATTGCCCGCATCGTCAATTGCGGGCGAATACAGTGCGATTGTCCCTTCGCCTGGCACGATCGCCAAAATGCCACCACTGACCCCAGATTTAATTGGCAACCCCATCCGCAACGCCCATTCCCCGGAGACTTCATAGACGCCACTAGTCAGCATCAGCGCATTTACAATGCGCTGTGATCGGCGTTGTATACAGTCTTGGCGCACCGCGAGGAGCAGTCCGAGCTGAGCCAAGGCGCTGACCGTTACCGCCAGACAGCAAATTTGGTTATAGGTATCCAGCGCCTTGGCCATGCTGCTAATCGACCCGGCATTTTTCAGCATTTGGGCCAACGCACGGTTCGTATCATTTGGTAGTTCGCGGACGGAAGCTAACATAGTCTGATCAACCGTCAGCGCAATCCCCGATTTCTGCTGGAGCCATTGGCAGAAAACCCGACAGCGTTCCGTTCCATTGCGACCGGGTAACAGCTCCACCAGGGACAGTGCCCCACTATTGAGCATGGGATTCCGGGGGTGGCCGCGATCGGCGGCCAACTGCTTCAATGAATGGAAGGACTGATCGGACGGTAACATGCCGACACGATCGAAGACGATGTCGGCCCCCTGCTCCTCTAGCACAAACAGCAGCAAAAACGGCTTCATCAAACTCATCAGACTGAAGCGACAGCTCACATCCCCCAAGCCGATCAGCTTGGCCTGTGCTGGCTGGACTGCCAAGGCTAAGGTCTCGGGATTTACCTGCGCTAATTCCGGCACATATTGTGGCAAATGACCTAACCCCACCAGTGGCTGCACTTCGGCCATCCATTGCACCAATTGGGCGGGCGCGGCCTGAGCCAGTTGTCCAAGGGGGAATTGTTCAGTCAAAGTTCTTCTGGGGAAATTTACGGCGACCGGCGTTGATCGATTGCAGCCAGGGTGACCAACCGCAGTAATTATCCTACAAATTCCTGGATTGCGGCGGCGGTTGCCGCGGCTTTTTCCAGATGGGGGACATGGCCACAGTCTTCGATCCAGATCAGCTGGCCTTGGGGCAAGACCCGCTCAAATCGAGCGGCATCTTTCGTGCCTAAAATCTTGTCTTGACGGCCCCAGATTACGAGGGTTGATTGCTGTACCTGAGCAATCCGATCGCTCAAGAAATTATAGCCACCGCTACAGGTGAAGCTGATTAAGGCCTCACTCCAGCCGGGCATGGCTAAATGCAACATGGCACAGAGTTCGGCATCAGCGGTGACAAAGGTGGCATCGTCATAATAGGCTTTGCGGCTAACCTGGCGGCGGACGTCGGTGCGGCTCAAGAAGTTTGTGGCAAACCGACCGATCGTGGGAAAGCGTGACAGCACCCCAGAAATTGCGGGACCTTTGGCAAAACCGGCACCATCGAGGAGGACGAGTTGCTCGACGGCCTCGGGATAGGTTAGGGCAAAATCGATCGCCGCGGCCCCCCCCATTGAAGCCCCGACCAGCACCATTGGCTGTTGAATCAGGGTTTTCCAGGTGTAGTAGAGGTGGGTTTTGATATTCGCTGGGGTAAAGTCTAAATCGGCTTGACGATCGGTAAAGCCAAATCCTAATAGGTCGATTGCCCAAGCGGGTT from Romeriopsis navalis LEGE 11480 encodes the following:
- a CDS encoding GNAT family N-acetyltransferase — its product is MSQDCRNVRLRDRREDVDFDQLQALCEQAAFWARDRRRADLEIAIANSNPVITAWDDDLMMGFARATSDGVYRATIWDVVVHPDYQGGGIGRKLVETILSHPQIARVERVYLMTTNQQRFYEKIGFEPNGTTTMVLHYKSLDMPSGGMMPEVECDIGHL
- the glsA gene encoding glutaminase A, giving the protein MTEQFPLGQLAQAAPAQLVQWMAEVQPLVGLGHLPQYVPELAQVNPETLALAVQPAQAKLIGLGDVSCRFSLMSLMKPFLLLFVLEEQGADIVFDRVGMLPSDQSFHSLKQLAADRGHPRNPMLNSGALSLVELLPGRNGTERCRVFCQWLQQKSGIALTVDQTMLASVRELPNDTNRALAQMLKNAGSISSMAKALDTYNQICCLAVTVSALAQLGLLLAVRQDCIQRRSQRIVNALMLTSGVYEVSGEWALRMGLPIKSGVSGGILAIVPGEGTIALYSPAIDDAGNSVAGACLLEKIIQNFDLSLF
- a CDS encoding sensor histidine kinase, translated to MTQPPDDADRVQALEKENRRLQKQLTRANRNLDRFHRSREHAEALLGNIIAELKTSQTTLELRSQELEQALSELQTMQSRLIMSEKMSALGELVAGVAHEINNPVSFIYGNVNHARGYMADLLTILKTYRTAYPQPVAAIQDCLEDIDLEFVSDDFPKVMDSMQTGAERIKEIVLSLKTFSHMDQTECKVIDLHTGLDSTLVILASRLKGNPPRPTIMVNQQYGSLPPIHCYAGQINQVFMNILSNAIDALEASATPAPMITIVTAYEDEQAVITIRDNGPGMPAAVQEKVFNPFFTTKEVGQGTGMGMSISYQIIVDKHQGQLTCESGPDQGTEFTIRLPYQASSTNVRPREA
- a CDS encoding alpha/beta fold hydrolase, with translation MSREFIPHNAVQLTEATSVAMMQSLKRSGILTPLSSQPIETAFVPMAPASANASDVTVVQQRPIVLLHGFDSSLLEFRRLLPLLGAQQPAWAIDLLGFGFTDRQADLDFTPANIKTHLYYTWKTLIQQPMVLVGASMGGAAAIDFALTYPEAVEQLVLLDGAGFAKGPAISGVLSRFPTIGRFATNFLSRTDVRRQVSRKAYYDDATFVTADAELCAMLHLAMPGWSEALISFTCSGGYNFLSDRIAQVQQSTLVIWGRQDKILGTKDAARFERVLPQGQLIWIEDCGHVPHLEKAAATAAAIQEFVG
- a CDS encoding diheme cytochrome C translates to MTKLFPRRRRHRSFRTILMVVLCLCCGWGFAQGIAPVTAQVSPPVVVEPTTVGTVDPVLSRYQRGQTLYLKNCASCHIALPPAVLPRQTWLNLIQDQEHYGAKLPDIRRFDRQQIGRYLRYYSRPLRTDETVPYRVTRARHFKALHPQVKLPRKVTMETCASCHPKADVFNFRAWNAE
- a CDS encoding FIST signal transduction protein; the protein is MLQVVVGHSTDIDSDAAIAEVLEQCQAQLPGHSPQAGLLFAAIDFEHDLILDAIQQAFPGIALIGCTTDGEVSSVDGFQEDSLSLMLFCADGITIRAGCGRGLSTDPAAAAQQAVSRLDNAQLGPAKLCITLPDGIETGTEPALRQLQQLLPAGLPIVGGRAADQFRFEQTYQFFQGEVLQNSLPVLLFYGDLQVAHGVASGWQPLSAKALVTKSDGSIVHEIDGQPATDFFRRYLNDRPITGEYPLAVFEDAASDRFYLRAANQLADVPGSILFMGEVPEQSTVQLTHATSDQIISAAQTSIEQAVNDYPGCQPSAVLLFSCAARRWLLGNRAAAEYELLHQSLGREIPTIGFYANGEIGPLRRDHDTFCHQETLVTVLLGVE